Proteins from a single region of Streptomyces vinaceus:
- a CDS encoding terpene synthase family protein translates to MTQPFQLPDFYVPYPARLNPHLEAARAHTKRWARGFGMLEGSGVWDERDLDAHDYALLCSYTHPDCGADALNLVTDWYVWVFFFDDHFLEVYKRTQDREGAKKYLDGLAAFMPMDLADGFPEPANPVEAGLKDLWSRTVPAMSMDWRERFSESTRNLLNESMWELHNINIGRVANPLEYIEMRRKVGGAPWSAGLVEYVSAEVPARVAHARPLEVLRDAFSDAVHIRNDLFSYQREVEQEGELSNAVLVLETFLDCTTQEAADLSNDLLTSRLQQFEYTALAEVPALAAQHGLDPVEMASVLAYAKGLQDWQSGGHEWHMVSSRYMNKEAQGAAAAPLTLPFLPTGPGTAALDLRSLFAPRAMELRRRSFTHVPFQKVGPSLLPDFSMPFPLTLSPHLDLARRELVDWSREMGLLEPQPGDPGSDIWDEDKLVGMDFALCAAGIDPDATAEALCLAAQWLTWGTYADDYYPKVFAGSKSPAAARAATDRLVSMIPVDPAEAPEPVTAMERSLKELWARTVAGMSPAMRAEFRGHVIGMLDSWVWEIGNAVVNRIPDPVDYAEMRRFTFGTYMTMFLAKLGHEDDGVPPEVYRDGVMRSLESAAADVGCIINDLFSYQKEIEVEGEVHNHVLVTQNFFDIDYPRAFAIVADLMVQRTKEFEHIRDHQLPVLYEDHGLDARARASLDAYVRELEDWMAAVLNWHQSVRRYRDEDLHPRTAGRGPGARLGQSSSFGMAAARISLPA, encoded by the coding sequence GTGACACAGCCGTTTCAACTGCCGGATTTCTATGTGCCGTATCCGGCGCGACTGAACCCCCACCTGGAGGCCGCGCGAGCGCACACGAAGCGGTGGGCCCGCGGCTTCGGGATGCTGGAGGGCTCGGGCGTGTGGGACGAGCGGGACCTCGACGCGCACGACTACGCGCTGCTGTGCTCGTACACCCACCCCGACTGCGGGGCCGACGCGCTGAACCTGGTCACCGACTGGTACGTGTGGGTCTTCTTCTTCGACGACCATTTCCTGGAGGTCTACAAGCGCACCCAGGACCGCGAGGGCGCCAAGAAGTACCTCGACGGGCTGGCGGCCTTCATGCCGATGGACCTCGCCGACGGGTTCCCCGAGCCGGCGAACCCGGTCGAGGCGGGCCTGAAGGACCTGTGGTCGCGCACCGTGCCCGCGATGTCGATGGACTGGAGGGAACGCTTCTCCGAGTCGACGCGCAACCTCCTCAACGAGTCGATGTGGGAGCTGCACAACATCAACATCGGCCGGGTGGCGAACCCGCTCGAATACATCGAGATGCGCCGCAAGGTCGGTGGCGCCCCCTGGTCCGCCGGGCTGGTCGAGTACGTGTCCGCGGAGGTGCCGGCCCGGGTCGCGCACGCGCGCCCGCTCGAAGTGCTCCGCGACGCCTTCTCCGACGCGGTGCACATCCGCAACGACCTCTTCTCCTACCAGCGCGAGGTGGAGCAGGAGGGCGAACTCTCCAACGCCGTCCTGGTCCTGGAGACCTTCCTGGACTGCACCACCCAGGAGGCCGCCGACCTGTCGAACGACCTGCTGACCTCGCGGCTCCAGCAGTTCGAGTACACGGCCCTCGCCGAGGTCCCCGCGCTCGCCGCGCAGCACGGGCTCGACCCCGTCGAGATGGCGTCCGTACTGGCGTACGCGAAGGGACTGCAGGACTGGCAGTCCGGCGGGCACGAATGGCACATGGTCTCCAGCCGCTACATGAACAAGGAGGCCCAGGGGGCGGCCGCGGCCCCGCTCACCCTGCCCTTCCTGCCCACCGGGCCGGGTACCGCCGCCCTGGACCTGCGCTCGCTGTTCGCCCCCCGCGCCATGGAGCTGCGCCGGCGCAGCTTCACGCACGTGCCGTTCCAGAAGGTGGGCCCCTCGCTCCTGCCCGACTTCTCCATGCCCTTCCCGCTCACCCTCAGCCCGCACCTGGACCTGGCCCGCCGTGAACTCGTCGACTGGTCCAGGGAGATGGGCCTGTTGGAGCCGCAGCCCGGCGATCCCGGCTCCGACATCTGGGACGAGGACAAGCTCGTCGGCATGGACTTCGCCCTGTGCGCGGCGGGCATCGACCCCGACGCCACGGCGGAGGCGCTGTGCCTGGCCGCGCAGTGGCTGACCTGGGGCACCTACGCGGACGACTACTACCCCAAGGTGTTCGCCGGCTCGAAGTCCCCGGCGGCCGCCCGCGCGGCGACCGACCGGCTGGTCTCGATGATCCCGGTCGACCCGGCCGAGGCCCCGGAGCCGGTCACCGCGATGGAGCGCAGCCTGAAGGAGCTGTGGGCCCGGACCGTCGCCGGGATGAGTCCCGCGATGCGCGCGGAGTTCCGCGGGCACGTCATCGGGATGCTGGACAGCTGGGTCTGGGAGATCGGCAACGCCGTCGTGAACCGGATCCCGGACCCGGTGGACTACGCCGAGATGCGCCGCTTCACCTTCGGCACGTACATGACGATGTTCCTCGCCAAACTCGGCCACGAGGACGACGGTGTGCCGCCCGAGGTCTACCGCGACGGGGTGATGCGGTCGCTGGAGAGCGCGGCGGCGGACGTCGGGTGCATCATCAACGACCTCTTCTCGTACCAGAAGGAGATCGAGGTGGAGGGCGAGGTGCACAACCACGTCCTGGTCACCCAGAACTTCTTCGACATCGACTACCCGCGGGCGTTCGCGATCGTCGCCGACCTGATGGTGCAGCGCACGAAGGAGTTCGAGCACATCCGCGACCACCAGCTTCCGGTGCTGTACGAGGACCACGGACTGGACGCCCGGGCGCGGGCCTCGCTCGACGCCTACGTACGGGAGTTGGAGGACTGGATGGCCGCGGTCCTCAACTGGCACCAGAGCGTGCGCCGTTACCGCGACGAGGACCTGCACCCGAGGACGGCCGGACGGGGGCCGGGGGCGCGGCTCGGCCAGAGCTCCTCGTTCGGGATGGCGGCTGCGCGGATCTCCCTGCCCGCCTGA
- a CDS encoding cobalamin biosynthesis protein CobG, which translates to MPPQPPSAASRDEPVIRDRGDACPGALRLHAADDGFLARVRIPGGMLDGHAARLLADAADRLGDGHIDLTSRGNAQLRGLGAGCGGELQSVLMRAGLLPAPTHERVRNIVASPLTGLDRRGLPDVAPWVAELDRLLCASAPAAGLSGRFLFALDDGRGDVTSLDADVNLAAHDRGRALLWTAGQADALLVAAADAPRAALVAAGYFLDAAREAGTRAWRVSELPAEHALDPAELVDRLAAAGAPARVVPAPVGLGAPAPEPGVVEGRDGSAALSVIAPLGRLTTAQWRLLAGLTGRMRLTPWRGIVVPGLTAGPAATATTATTAGTGEAAETAEAAGTPRAEGAPPTARPALDALDALGAAGLVTRPGDPWRSVTACTGHPGCAKSRTDVRADARAVVPQAAPATAGPPLPVHWSGCERRCGHPRGTAWVDLVATPAGYDLTAPGAAPRHGVTPRELPAALAAVHRTTSHDAAKK; encoded by the coding sequence ATGCCGCCCCAGCCCCCTTCCGCCGCATCACGGGACGAACCCGTCATACGTGACCGCGGTGACGCCTGCCCCGGCGCGCTGCGGCTGCACGCGGCCGACGACGGGTTCCTGGCCCGGGTCCGGATCCCCGGCGGAATGCTCGACGGGCACGCGGCCCGGCTGCTGGCCGACGCGGCGGACCGGCTCGGCGACGGGCACATCGACCTCACCTCGCGCGGCAACGCGCAGCTGCGCGGGCTCGGCGCCGGCTGCGGCGGCGAGCTGCAGTCCGTGCTCATGCGCGCCGGGCTGCTGCCCGCGCCTACCCACGAACGGGTCCGCAACATCGTCGCCTCGCCGCTGACCGGCCTCGACCGGCGGGGCCTGCCCGACGTGGCCCCCTGGGTCGCGGAGCTGGACCGGCTGCTGTGCGCGAGCGCTCCGGCGGCCGGGCTGTCGGGGCGCTTCCTGTTCGCCCTCGACGACGGCCGGGGCGACGTCACCTCCCTCGACGCGGACGTGAACCTGGCCGCCCACGACCGGGGCCGGGCCCTGCTGTGGACCGCCGGGCAGGCCGACGCCCTGCTCGTGGCCGCCGCCGACGCCCCGCGGGCCGCCCTCGTGGCCGCCGGGTACTTCCTCGACGCCGCCCGGGAAGCCGGCACCCGGGCCTGGCGGGTGTCGGAGCTGCCTGCCGAACACGCCCTGGATCCCGCAGAGTTGGTCGATCGTCTGGCCGCCGCCGGGGCTCCGGCCCGTGTCGTACCTGCTCCCGTCGGGCTGGGCGCGCCCGCTCCCGAGCCCGGCGTGGTCGAGGGCCGCGACGGCAGCGCCGCGCTCAGCGTCATCGCGCCGCTGGGCCGCCTGACCACCGCGCAGTGGCGGCTCCTGGCGGGCCTGACGGGACGCATGCGCCTGACCCCCTGGCGGGGGATCGTCGTCCCCGGCCTGACCGCCGGACCCGCGGCCACCGCAACCACCGCAACCACCGCAGGCACCGGCGAAGCCGCCGAGACCGCCGAAGCCGCCGGCACCCCCCGGGCGGAGGGCGCGCCGCCTACCGCCCGCCCTGCGCTCGACGCGCTGGACGCGCTCGGTGCGGCCGGTCTCGTGACCCGTCCCGGCGATCCCTGGCGGTCCGTCACCGCCTGTACCGGGCACCCCGGCTGCGCCAAGTCCCGTACCGACGTGCGCGCCGACGCTCGGGCCGTCGTACCGCAGGCGGCCCCGGCGACGGCCGGCCCGCCGCTGCCCGTGCACTGGTCCGGGTGCGAGCGCCGGTGCGGGCATCCGCGCGGCACCGCCTGGGTGGACCTCGTCGCCACCCCCGCCGGGTACGACCTCACCGCGCCCGGCGCCGCCCCGCGCCACGGCGTCACGCCCCGCGAACTTCCCGCGGCCCTCGCGGCCGTCCACCGCACCACCTCCCATGACGCAGCGAAGAAATGA
- a CDS encoding precorrin-8X methylmutase has translation MSEYTVFEYEKDGAAIYRQSFATIRAEADLSGLPASVAQVAVRMIHACGMTDLPQDLGYTPEVVLRARAALHAGAPILCDVQMVASGVTRKRLPADNEVVCTLSDPAVPALAAKMGTTRSAAALEVWRDRGLLEGSVIAVGNAPTALFRLLEMIEEGAPRPAAVIGVPVGFIGAAESKDALAAHASGLDHLIVRGRRGGSAIAAAAVNAIASEEE, from the coding sequence ATGAGCGAGTACACAGTGTTCGAGTACGAGAAGGACGGCGCGGCCATCTACCGCCAGTCCTTTGCCACGATCCGCGCCGAGGCGGACCTCTCCGGGCTGCCCGCCTCCGTCGCGCAGGTCGCGGTGCGCATGATCCACGCCTGCGGAATGACCGACCTGCCCCAGGACCTCGGCTACACCCCGGAGGTCGTGCTCCGCGCACGGGCCGCGCTGCACGCCGGCGCGCCGATCCTCTGCGACGTGCAGATGGTCGCCAGCGGCGTCACCCGCAAGCGGCTGCCCGCGGACAACGAGGTGGTCTGCACCCTCTCCGACCCCGCCGTGCCGGCCCTCGCCGCCAAGATGGGCACCACGCGCAGCGCCGCCGCGCTGGAGGTCTGGCGCGATCGCGGCCTGCTGGAGGGCTCCGTGATCGCGGTCGGCAACGCGCCGACCGCCCTGTTCCGGCTGCTGGAGATGATCGAGGAGGGCGCCCCGCGCCCCGCCGCCGTCATCGGCGTCCCGGTCGGCTTCATCGGCGCCGCCGAGTCCAAGGACGCGCTCGCCGCCCACGCCTCCGGGCTCGACCACCTGATCGTGCGCGGCCGGCGCGGCGGCAGCGCCATCGCGGCCGCCGCCGTCAACGCGATCGCGAGCGAGGAAGAATGA
- the cobN gene encoding cobaltochelatase subunit CobN: protein MILLLSTSDTDLLSARAADGPVPYRFANPSRLPLDDLPALLDGVDLVVVRLLGGLRAWQDGLDLLLAPAQTRPVVVLTGEQAPDAQLMEASTVPIGIAAEAHGYLAHGGPANLDQLARFLSDTVLLTGHGFEPPAAAPTWGPLERTPVRPYGPRIAVLYYRAHQMSGNTAFVHALCDAIVESGGTPVPLYVSSLRAPEPELIAELESADAIVTTVLAAGGTKPATASAGGDDESWDAGALAGLGVPILQALCLTGSRSAWEENDEGLSPLDAATQVAVPEFDGRLITVPFSFKELDEDGLPAYVADPERAARVAGIAVRHARLRHIERRDKKIALVLSAYPTKHSRIGNAVGLDTPASAVELLRTLIAGGYDFGPVEDIPGLVSGDGDELIRALIEAGGHDQDWLTEEQLARNPVRIPAADYKRWFAELPAELRESVEEHWGEAPGNMFVDRSANPEGDIVLAALRRGNLLVLIQPPRGFGENPIAIYHDPDLPPSHHYLAAYRWIQASAQDGGFGADAMIHLGKHGNLEWLPGKNAGLSAACAPDAALGDLPLIYPFLVNDPGEGTQAKRRVHATLVDHLVPPMARAESYGDIARLEQHLDEYAQISAMDPAKLPAIRAQIWTLIQAAKLDHDLGLEERPDDDGFDDFLLHVDGWLCEVKDAQIRDGLHVLGGAPTGEARVNLVLAILRARQIWGGTTALPGLREALGLDESAATRTTADEAEETARALVQAMEDANWAPEAVASVAAGHSADVAAVLDFAAREVVPRLAGTTDEIAHVVAALDGRFVPAGPSGSPLRGLVNVLPTGRNFYSVDPKAVPSRLAWETGQALADSLLTRYRTDNGEWPASVGLSLWGTSAMRTSGDDVAEALALLGVRPVWDEASRRVTGLEPIPLDELGRPRIDVTLRISGFFRDAFPHVIGLLDDAVRLAAGLDEPADQNFVRAHAQADLAVHGDERRATTRIFGSRPGTYGAGILQLIDSRDWRTDADLAEVYTVWGGYAYGRGLEGRAAREEMETAYKRITVAAKNTDTREHDIADSDDYFQYHGGMVATVRALRGTAPEAYIGDSTRPETVKTRTLVEETSRVFRARVVNPKWIEAMRRHGYKGAFELAATVDYLFGYDATTGVVADWMYDKLTETYVLDPENRAFLEEANPWALHGIAERLLEAESRGMWEKPDPQILESLRQVYLDTEGNLEADSE, encoded by the coding sequence ATGATCCTGCTGCTGTCGACGTCCGACACCGATCTGCTCAGCGCCCGCGCCGCGGACGGCCCCGTGCCGTACCGGTTCGCGAACCCCTCCCGCCTTCCCCTCGACGACCTCCCCGCCCTGCTCGACGGCGTCGACCTGGTCGTCGTACGCCTCCTGGGCGGCCTGCGCGCCTGGCAGGACGGGCTCGACCTGCTCCTGGCACCGGCCCAGACCCGCCCCGTGGTCGTGCTCACCGGCGAACAGGCCCCGGACGCCCAGCTGATGGAGGCTTCCACGGTCCCGATCGGCATCGCGGCCGAGGCGCACGGCTACCTCGCCCACGGCGGCCCCGCCAACCTGGACCAGCTGGCCCGCTTCCTCTCCGACACCGTGCTGCTGACCGGCCACGGCTTCGAGCCGCCCGCCGCCGCGCCCACCTGGGGCCCGCTGGAGCGCACGCCGGTGCGCCCGTACGGCCCGCGCATCGCCGTGCTCTACTACCGCGCCCACCAGATGAGCGGCAACACCGCCTTCGTACACGCGCTGTGCGACGCGATCGTGGAGAGCGGCGGTACACCCGTTCCGCTGTACGTGTCCTCCCTGCGCGCCCCGGAGCCGGAGCTGATCGCCGAGTTGGAGTCGGCGGACGCGATCGTGACCACGGTCCTCGCGGCCGGCGGCACCAAGCCCGCCACGGCTTCCGCCGGCGGCGACGACGAGTCCTGGGACGCGGGCGCCCTCGCCGGCCTCGGCGTCCCGATCCTCCAGGCCCTGTGCCTGACCGGCTCGCGCAGCGCCTGGGAGGAGAACGACGAGGGCCTGTCCCCGCTCGATGCCGCGACGCAGGTCGCCGTCCCCGAGTTCGACGGCCGCCTGATCACCGTCCCGTTCTCGTTCAAGGAGCTCGACGAGGACGGGCTGCCGGCGTACGTGGCCGACCCCGAGCGTGCCGCCCGCGTCGCCGGGATCGCCGTCCGGCACGCCCGGCTGCGGCACATCGAGCGCCGCGACAAGAAGATCGCGCTCGTCCTGTCCGCGTACCCCACCAAGCACTCCCGCATCGGCAACGCGGTCGGCCTCGACACCCCGGCGAGCGCCGTGGAGCTGCTGCGCACCCTGATCGCGGGCGGCTACGACTTCGGCCCCGTCGAGGACATCCCGGGCCTGGTCTCGGGCGACGGCGACGAGCTGATCCGCGCCCTGATCGAGGCCGGCGGCCACGACCAGGACTGGCTGACCGAGGAGCAGCTGGCCCGCAACCCGGTCCGGATCCCGGCCGCCGACTACAAGCGGTGGTTCGCCGAGCTCCCCGCCGAGCTGCGCGAGAGCGTCGAGGAGCACTGGGGCGAGGCCCCGGGCAACATGTTCGTGGACCGCTCCGCGAACCCGGAGGGCGACATCGTCCTCGCGGCGCTGCGCCGCGGGAACCTGCTCGTCCTGATCCAGCCCCCGCGCGGCTTCGGCGAGAACCCGATCGCGATCTACCACGACCCGGACCTGCCGCCCTCGCACCACTACCTGGCCGCGTACCGCTGGATCCAGGCGAGCGCGCAGGACGGCGGTTTCGGCGCCGACGCGATGATCCACCTGGGCAAGCACGGCAACCTGGAGTGGCTGCCGGGCAAGAACGCCGGCCTCTCTGCGGCCTGCGCGCCCGACGCAGCGCTGGGCGACCTGCCGCTGATCTACCCCTTCCTGGTCAACGACCCGGGCGAGGGCACCCAGGCCAAGCGCCGCGTGCACGCCACCCTGGTCGACCACCTGGTGCCGCCGATGGCGCGCGCGGAGTCGTACGGCGACATCGCGCGCCTGGAGCAGCACCTCGACGAGTACGCGCAGATCTCCGCGATGGACCCGGCGAAGCTGCCGGCGATCCGCGCGCAGATCTGGACGCTGATCCAGGCCGCGAAGCTGGACCACGACCTGGGGCTGGAGGAGCGCCCGGACGACGACGGCTTCGACGACTTCCTGCTGCACGTCGACGGCTGGCTGTGCGAGGTCAAGGACGCCCAGATCCGCGACGGACTGCACGTCCTGGGCGGTGCGCCGACCGGTGAGGCCCGGGTCAACCTGGTCCTCGCGATCCTGCGCGCCCGCCAGATCTGGGGCGGTACGACGGCCCTGCCGGGTCTGCGCGAGGCGCTCGGCCTCGACGAGTCGGCCGCCACCCGTACCACCGCCGACGAGGCGGAGGAGACGGCCCGCGCGCTGGTCCAGGCGATGGAGGACGCGAACTGGGCCCCGGAGGCGGTGGCTTCGGTCGCGGCCGGACACTCCGCTGACGTGGCGGCCGTACTGGACTTCGCGGCCCGCGAGGTGGTCCCGCGCCTCGCCGGCACCACGGACGAGATCGCACACGTCGTGGCGGCCCTCGACGGCCGCTTCGTCCCGGCGGGCCCCTCGGGATCCCCCCTGCGCGGCCTGGTGAACGTCCTGCCCACGGGCCGGAACTTCTACTCCGTCGACCCGAAGGCCGTCCCCTCCCGCCTCGCGTGGGAGACGGGCCAGGCCCTGGCCGACTCGCTCCTCACCCGCTACCGCACGGACAACGGCGAATGGCCGGCCTCCGTGGGCCTGTCCCTGTGGGGCACGAGCGCGATGCGCACCTCCGGCGACGACGTCGCCGAGGCGCTCGCCCTGCTCGGCGTCCGCCCGGTCTGGGACGAGGCCTCGCGCCGCGTCACGGGCCTGGAGCCGATCCCGCTCGACGAGCTGGGCCGCCCCCGCATCGATGTGACCCTGCGCATCTCGGGCTTCTTCCGGGACGCGTTCCCGCACGTCATCGGCCTGCTGGACGACGCGGTACGGCTGGCGGCGGGGCTGGACGAGCCCGCCGACCAGAACTTCGTCCGGGCCCACGCCCAGGCGGACCTGGCCGTCCACGGTGACGAACGCCGCGCGACGACCCGTATCTTCGGCTCGCGCCCGGGCACGTACGGCGCCGGCATCCTCCAGCTGATCGACTCCCGCGACTGGCGTACGGACGCCGACCTCGCGGAGGTCTACACGGTCTGGGGCGGCTACGCGTACGGCCGCGGCCTGGAGGGCCGGGCGGCGCGCGAGGAGATGGAGACCGCGTACAAGCGGATCACGGTGGCCGCGAAGAACACGGACACCCGCGAGCACGACATCGCCGACTCGGACGACTACTTCCAGTACCACGGCGGCATGGTGGCCACGGTCCGCGCGCTGCGGGGCACCGCCCCGGAGGCGTACATCGGCGACTCCACCCGCCCGGAGACGGTCAAGACCCGCACGCTGGTGGAGGAGACCTCCCGCGTCTTCCGGGCCCGCGTGGTCAACCCGAAGTGGATCGAGGCGATGCGCCGCCACGGCTACAAGGGTGCCTTCGAGCTGGCGGCGACGGTCGACTACCTCTTCGGCTACGACGCCACGACGGGCGTGGTGGCCGACTGGATGTACGACAAGCTGACCGAGACGTACGTCCTGGACCCGGAGAACCGCGCCTTCCTGGAGGAGGCCAACCCCTGGGCCCTGCACGGCATCGCGGAACGCCTCCTGGAGGCCGAGTCCCGCGGCATGTGGGAGAAGCCCGACCCCCAGATCCTCGAATCCCTCCGCCAGGTCTACCTGGACACGGAAGGCAACCTGGAGGCCGACTCGGAGTAG